TTCGCACGGTGCTCGGGCTGAACAAGGAGGCGGAGATCCGCTTCGTGTTCGGCTACGACCCGCAGGAGTTCGCGCACGTGCTGGGCCTGCTGGCATCCGGGCGGGTCGACCCCACACCGCTGCACACCGGCACGGTCGGGCTGTCGGAGCTCGGCCAGGCGTTCGCCGACCTCGGCAACCCGGAGCTGCACGCGAAGATCCTGGTGGACCCGGCTCAGCCCTGAAGGATGGAGCGGACCACCTCGGTCACGAACGCCACCATGCGCTCCTCGCTGAAGTCCTCGGGATCGTTGAGCACGAGGAGCGCGCCCATCTCGAGGCCGGCCACGATCAGCTGAGCGGTCAGCATCGGATCGAGTGGGCCACCCGGCCGCTCTGCCAGGATCCTGACCGCCAGGGCGCTCAGCTGCTCCGCGAAGTACCTGCGCGACCGCTCCCGGACCTCCGCGGCGGCCGCGGGCAGCCCGTCGCGAGCCAGCAGGAGGCGCCAGGTCGCGGGGTGCTGCCGGACCGCAGCCAGGAACCCGGTGATGCCCGCCGTCACCAGCGACTGCGGATCCTCGAGATCAACGCCTTCGGGAAGCAGGGCGAGCATCTGCCCGAAGGCCTGACCCTGCTCGCGCTCGATGAGCGCCTCGAGAACCGCGTCCGCGTTGCTGAACGCGCCGTAGACGACCGGCTTGGTCACGCCAGCAGCCCGCGCCACTGCCTCCATCGTCACCGCGCCGACGCCGGACTCGTCGACCAGCCTGAGCGCCGCGTCGAGCACCGAGTCGCGACGCTGCTCGAGAGGCATGCGCGCGGCGTACGCCCGGCGTTTCTCGACCTTCTCGCTCACGCGACTCCCATTCCGACCAGCAGGCGGTTTGTCCGACCGCGCGCGTGACGAGCACCCTAGCAACGCAGACGACCCCACCCGGTTGCCCGGAGACCGCGGACCTCCCGGACCCGGCCGTGGGGACGCTCGCTAACCTCGGCGGGTGCGCATCGCCACCTGGAACGTCAACTCCCTCCGCTCCCGCATCGACCGCGTCGAGGCCTTCCTGCAACGTCACGACATCGACGTGCTCGCGTTGCAGGAGACGAAGGCCCGCGAGGAGCAGATCCCGCTCATGGGCCTGCAGATGCTCGGGTACGACGTCGCGGCAGCCGGCTACGACCAGTGGAACGGTGTCGCGATCATCAGCCGCGTCGGGCTCACCGATGTCACGGTCGGCTTCGAGGGGATGCCCGAGTTCAAGGACGCGTCCGAGGCGCGTGCCCTCGGGGCGACGTGCGGCGGCGTACGTGTCTGGTCGCTGTACGTGCCGAACGGCCGCAAGCCCGACGACCCGCACTACGCCTACAAGCTGGACTGGCTCGCGGGGCTGCGGACCGCTGCTTCCTCCTGGCAGGACGTGCCGACCGCGCTGGTCGGCGACTGGAACATCTGCCCCACCGACGCGGACTGCTTCGATCCCTCGCAGTTCCGCAACTCGACGCACCTGACGCCGCCCGAGCGCGCGGCGTTCGCGGCATTCGAGGAGGACGGCTGGGTCGAGGTCACGCGCGCTCACGACGCCGGCTACACGTACTGGGACTACTACCGGCAGCGCTTCGAGCGGAACCGTGGCCTGAAGATCGACTTCGCGGTCTGCTCTCCGCCGCTCGCTTCGCGGGTGACCGGTGCGTTCGTCGATCGCGACGAGCGGGATCCGGCACAGGGCACCAGCAGCCCGTCCGACCACGCGCCCGTGATCATCGACATCGCCGACTGAGCTCCGCGAGGGCGCAAGGGACCGGCCCCGGCGATCTGGGCCCCTGGTTCGGCGCGACCACGGGCCAACTCCTTCGGCACCGGCGATTCAGGCCCTGGCTGCCCACCCTGGCGGCGCCGACCTGCCTAGGCTGGAGGCATGGCGAATCTCGACGTCGACAACGTGCGCTTCACCCCCGTCCGGCTGCGGACCGGTTATGACATGGGGGACGTCGACGCCTACCTCGACCAGGTGAAGGCACACCTCGAGGCACTCGACGCCGCAGTCGCCGGCACCGGGCGGGCACCCGGACCGCTGAAGCGGGCAGCCTTCGCCCCGGTCCGGCTGCGCGAGGGTTACGACATCGGCGAGGTGGACGGCTTCCTGGCCCAGGTCGACGCGGAGGACGCGCGCCTGCGCAGCCTCGCGCGCAGCGGCATCGCCCCCGCCGCATCGCGAACCACCGATCCCGTGGGCGACCCGAGCGCACCGGCCGTCGTGGTCGACGTGAGCGCGCCGACCGCTTCCCCCGCGGCGCCGGTTCCGGAGCCACTGATCGGCAACCTGACCACCCAGCCCCTGATCCGGGAGGTCGGCTCGCGATCGACCAACCTGGTGCTCGTGGTCCTCGTGCTCGCCGCACTGGTCGCGATGGTGCTGGTCATCCTGCTCAGCAAGTAGAGCGCAAACTGGACGGAACCGGCGCGGCACAACGGAGAGTGTCGGTGCCCGGCCCTAGCCTGACCTCGTGACCAGGGCCCGAACCCTCTGGGACGAGGGCACCGAGCCGGGACGGCAGGTGGTGCTCCTCGGGGTTGCGCTCACCCTGACGGCGGTCGCGGTCGACCTGGTGATCATCGACGGACTCAGCTGGATCTTCGACATCGGCTTCGCCATGGCGTGTCCGTTCCTCGCGTTGCGCGTGCGGCCGAGCGACTTCTTCCCGGTCGCCGTGCTGCCCCCGTTGCTGCTCTTCGGGGTGTTCCTGGCGGTTGGCGTGATCGAGCCCGACACCATCGCGACCCACGGGGACAGCCCGTTCCAGGCAGCGCTGACCGGCATGGCCAGCCACTCCGGCTCGCTGCTGATCGGCTACGCCTTGTGCCTTGCCTGCCTCGCGATCCGCACCAAGCGGATCCAGCGCGGGCTGGCTGTGCCGCGTCAGTCGCCGGCTCAGGCCTCGAAGCGGTCCGGGTCGCCCGCACCGCGGCGTACGACGACCGGGGTGCCGTCGGAGTAGTCCACGACCGTGGTCGGTGTCGCCGGGCACTCACCGGCCTCGACGACCGCCTCGACGAGGTGGTCGAGCTCCTCCTTGATGTCCCAACCCATCGAGCGGGGCTCCTCCTCGCCGGGGAGGATCAGCGTGGAGGCCATGAGTGGCTCGCCCATCGCATCGACGAGCGCGTGCACGATGGCGTGGTCGGGGATGCGGACCCCGACGGTCTTCTTCTTCGGGTGCATCAGCCGGCGCGGCACCTCACGTGTCGCCTCGAGGACGAACGTGTAGGGACCGGGCGTCACCCCCTTGACCGACCGGAAGACGTGGTTGTCCACCTTCACGAACTGGCCGAGCTGGGAGAAGTCCTTGCAGAGCAGGGTGAAGTGGTGCTTGTCGTCGAGGTCGCGGATGTTGAGGATCCGGTCCTTGCCCGCGTGGTTGTCCAGGCGGGAGACGAGCGCGTAGCCGGAGTCGGTCGGCAGCGCGATGAGCGCGTCGTCCTTGAGCAGCGCGACGAGCTGCTCGATCACCCGCGGCTGCGGGTTCTCGGGGTGTACGTCGATGTAGCGGGCCATGTCAGACGCCCTTACCTGGCAGCCTTCTCCGCGGCGCGGAGGTCCTTGCGGAGCTCCGGCGGCAGCGCGAAGATCAGCGACTCCTCGGCTGTGTGGACCGCCTGCGCGTCGGGGAAACCGCGGTCCTTGAGGAAGGCGAGCACGCCGTCGACGAGCTCCTCGGGCACGCTGGCTCCCGAGGTGACCGAGACGGTCGCGACGCCGTCCAGCCAGGACTCCTCGATCTCGGTCGCGTCGTCGACGCGGTAGGCCGCCTTCGCGCCCGCCTCGAGGGCGACCTCGGCCAGACGCACCGAGTTGGAGGAGTTCGCAGAGCCCACCACGATCACCAGGTCGGTGCCGGGCGAGATCTCCTTGACGGCGAGCTGGCGGTTCTGGGTGGCGTAGCAGATGTCGTCGCTCGGCGGGTCCAGCAGGTCGGGGAACCGCTCGCGGATGGCCGCGACCGTCGTCAGGGTCTCGTCGACGCTCAGCGTGGTCTGCGACAGCCAGGCAACGCGCTTCGGGTCACGCACCACGATCTTGTCGACGTCCCACGGGCCCTCGACCAGCTGGATGTGGTCGGGCGCCTCACCCGCGGTGCCCTCGACCTCCTCGTGACCGGCGTGACCGATCAGCAGGATGTCGTAGTCCTCGTTGGCGAAGCGGACAGCCTCGTGGTGCACCTTGGTGACCAACGGGCAGGTGGCGTCGATCGTCTTGAGAGAGCGCTCTGCGGCCTCGGCGTGCACGGCCGGCGAGACACCGTGGGCCGAGAAGACGACCGTCTCCCCCGCCGGGACCTCGTCGAGCTCCTCGACGAAGATCGCGCCGCGGCTCTCGAGGTCGGCCACCACGTGCTTGTTGTGGACGATCTGCTTGCGCACGTAGACAGGTGCGCCATAGAGGTCGAGCGCCTTCTCGACCGTGATCACCGCCCGGTCAACACCCGCGCAGTAGCCGCGCGGCGCGGCCAGGCGCACAGCCTTGTCGGCCTCGTCGGGGCTGAGAACGGACGGTACGCCCAGATCGGTGCTCATGGCGCCGAGTCTACGGGCGCCAGGTGCACCGGGCCGCGCCCGGCACAAGTGTTCTCAATGGGCAGGCGATCGCGGGGATCGCGCGCCCATGGAGACCAGTTGCGCGAGGGGTGGCTCAGGGCTGGTCGAAGTCGCGTCCGCGCGGGCCGGTCCGGCCGAGCGCGGCGAGGCCCGCAAGAAGCAGCGCCACCACAGCGGCACCGATCGCGAACGGCAGCTTGTCACTGCCCTGGCCCATCAGCCAGCCGCCGGTCATCGCCGCGGCCAGTGCCAGCACGAGCAGCGTGACGGTGAACGCGAGCAGGCGTGTGCGGAACCAGCCGTGGGTCTGCTCGACGTGCGCGAGGTACGCCGCGCGGGTGCGCTCGAGGTCCTTGGCCAGGCTCGACGCACGCTCCTCGGCATCGCGCCGGGCCGCGAGCGCGTCCTGGGCGACCGAGGTGTGGTGGAGAACGGTGGCCTCGACGGTGCTCCGCTCGACGACCTTTGCCTCGAGGTCCGCCTCGGCGGCAGCGCGAGCTTCGGCGGACGCCGCAGCATTGGCTTCGGCCTCGAGCCGCGCGGTGTGCGCGACGTCGGTGGCGTTGGCCTGCT
This genomic interval from Nocardioides cavernaquae contains the following:
- a CDS encoding L-threonylcarbamoyladenylate synthase yields the protein MARYIDVHPENPQPRVIEQLVALLKDDALIALPTDSGYALVSRLDNHAGKDRILNIRDLDDKHHFTLLCKDFSQLGQFVKVDNHVFRSVKGVTPGPYTFVLEATREVPRRLMHPKKKTVGVRIPDHAIVHALVDAMGEPLMASTLILPGEEEPRSMGWDIKEELDHLVEAVVEAGECPATPTTVVDYSDGTPVVVRRGAGDPDRFEA
- a CDS encoding TetR/AcrR family transcriptional regulator, producing MSEKVEKRRAYAARMPLEQRRDSVLDAALRLVDESGVGAVTMEAVARAAGVTKPVVYGAFSNADAVLEALIEREQGQAFGQMLALLPEGVDLEDPQSLVTAGITGFLAAVRQHPATWRLLLARDGLPAAAAEVRERSRRYFAEQLSALAVRILAERPGGPLDPMLTAQLIVAGLEMGALLVLNDPEDFSEERMVAFVTEVVRSILQG
- a CDS encoding DivIVA domain-containing protein; amino-acid sequence: MANLDVDNVRFTPVRLRTGYDMGDVDAYLDQVKAHLEALDAAVAGTGRAPGPLKRAAFAPVRLREGYDIGEVDGFLAQVDAEDARLRSLARSGIAPAASRTTDPVGDPSAPAVVVDVSAPTASPAAPVPEPLIGNLTTQPLIREVGSRSTNLVLVVLVLAALVAMVLVILLSK
- a CDS encoding DUF6542 domain-containing protein, which translates into the protein MTRARTLWDEGTEPGRQVVLLGVALTLTAVAVDLVIIDGLSWIFDIGFAMACPFLALRVRPSDFFPVAVLPPLLLFGVFLAVGVIEPDTIATHGDSPFQAALTGMASHSGSLLIGYALCLACLAIRTKRIQRGLAVPRQSPAQASKRSGSPAPRRTTTGVPSE
- a CDS encoding 4-hydroxy-3-methylbut-2-enyl diphosphate reductase — protein: MSTDLGVPSVLSPDEADKAVRLAAPRGYCAGVDRAVITVEKALDLYGAPVYVRKQIVHNKHVVADLESRGAIFVEELDEVPAGETVVFSAHGVSPAVHAEAAERSLKTIDATCPLVTKVHHEAVRFANEDYDILLIGHAGHEEVEGTAGEAPDHIQLVEGPWDVDKIVVRDPKRVAWLSQTTLSVDETLTTVAAIRERFPDLLDPPSDDICYATQNRQLAVKEISPGTDLVIVVGSANSSNSVRLAEVALEAGAKAAYRVDDATEIEESWLDGVATVSVTSGASVPEELVDGVLAFLKDRGFPDAQAVHTAEESLIFALPPELRKDLRAAEKAAR
- a CDS encoding exodeoxyribonuclease III, with protein sequence MRIATWNVNSLRSRIDRVEAFLQRHDIDVLALQETKAREEQIPLMGLQMLGYDVAAAGYDQWNGVAIISRVGLTDVTVGFEGMPEFKDASEARALGATCGGVRVWSLYVPNGRKPDDPHYAYKLDWLAGLRTAASSWQDVPTALVGDWNICPTDADCFDPSQFRNSTHLTPPERAAFAAFEEDGWVEVTRAHDAGYTYWDYYRQRFERNRGLKIDFAVCSPPLASRVTGAFVDRDERDPAQGTSSPSDHAPVIIDIAD